A single genomic interval of Noviherbaspirillum saxi harbors:
- a CDS encoding sulfurtransferase: protein MQSTNPYVNIAAYKFITFNDTAEKRAEFRALCEELGLKGTILLSPEGINLFLAGLHEPIDRFLAWLRSDERFADIEVKESYSDRQPFTKMLVKLKREIITMKNPLIKPEEGRAPAVDAKTLKRWLDQGIDDNGKPVVMMDTRNAFEVDVGTFDNTLDYRIEKFSEFPEVVAKHKDELAGKTVVTFCTGGIRCEKAAIHMQNIGYDSVYQLEGGILKYFEEVGGAHYKGNCFVFDYRTALNPKLEATDTKQCFACRAVVTPREQLSPYYIPGRSCPHCKKEMQDQEQVQADTRLGMCTE, encoded by the coding sequence ATGCAGTCGACCAATCCCTACGTCAACATCGCAGCGTACAAATTCATCACCTTCAATGACACCGCCGAAAAGCGGGCGGAGTTCCGCGCCCTATGCGAGGAGTTGGGGCTGAAAGGCACCATCCTGCTCAGTCCTGAAGGCATCAACCTGTTTCTGGCCGGTCTGCATGAACCGATCGACCGCTTCCTCGCCTGGCTGCGCTCGGACGAGCGCTTTGCCGATATCGAAGTCAAGGAAAGCTATTCGGACCGGCAGCCTTTCACCAAGATGCTGGTCAAGCTCAAGCGCGAAATCATCACGATGAAAAACCCGCTGATCAAGCCGGAAGAAGGCCGGGCTCCGGCGGTCGATGCAAAAACGCTCAAGCGCTGGCTCGACCAGGGTATCGACGATAACGGCAAGCCGGTCGTGATGATGGACACGCGCAACGCCTTCGAAGTGGATGTCGGCACCTTCGACAACACGCTGGATTACCGTATCGAAAAATTCAGCGAGTTTCCGGAAGTGGTTGCCAAACATAAGGACGAGCTTGCCGGCAAGACCGTGGTGACCTTTTGCACCGGGGGCATACGTTGCGAAAAGGCGGCGATCCACATGCAGAATATCGGCTACGACAGCGTCTACCAGCTGGAAGGCGGCATCCTGAAATACTTCGAGGAAGTCGGCGGCGCGCATTACAAGGGCAACTGCTTCGTGTTCGACTACCGTACCGCGCTCAATCCCAAGCTGGAAGCGACCGACACCAAACAATGCTTTGCCTGCCGCGCCGTCGTGACACCGCGCGAGCAATTGTCACCCTATTACATTCCTGGTCGCTCATGCCCGCATTGCAAGAAGGAAATGCAGGACCAAGAACAGGTGCAGGCGGACACGCGCTTAGGAATGTGTACGGAATAA